The following proteins are co-located in the Halococcus saccharolyticus DSM 5350 genome:
- the larB gene encoding nickel pincer cofactor biosynthesis protein LarB has product MRETLEALAAGEISVTAAESRLAGYATGEAGRFDAAREQRRGVPEAVLADGKTSAEVAELVALAVETTGRGLATRVDPATADAVVDRLADDRPDATVAFDERTGVLRAHAAEYETPDLEAVVGVVTAGTADTGPAGEAAAVVREMGATVEQVDDVGVAGLHRALDRLEDIRRTDVLVVAAGREGALPTVLAGLVDAPVIGLPVASGYGHGGDGEAALAGLLQSCTVLTVVNVDAGFVAGAQAGLIARAVDAARDREPQRDE; this is encoded by the coding sequence ATGCGCGAGACGCTCGAAGCGCTCGCAGCGGGCGAGATCTCGGTGACGGCAGCGGAATCGCGGCTTGCAGGCTATGCGACCGGCGAGGCGGGACGATTCGACGCCGCCCGCGAACAGCGCCGCGGTGTCCCCGAGGCGGTGCTCGCAGACGGGAAGACGTCCGCCGAAGTCGCCGAACTCGTCGCGCTCGCCGTCGAGACGACCGGCCGCGGGCTCGCGACGCGGGTCGATCCAGCGACCGCCGACGCAGTCGTCGATCGCCTCGCCGACGACCGCCCCGATGCGACAGTGGCATTCGACGAGCGGACGGGCGTCCTCCGGGCGCACGCGGCCGAGTACGAGACACCCGACCTCGAAGCGGTCGTCGGCGTCGTGACGGCGGGGACCGCCGACACCGGACCAGCAGGTGAAGCCGCCGCCGTGGTGCGCGAGATGGGCGCGACGGTCGAGCAGGTCGACGACGTCGGCGTGGCCGGGCTTCACCGCGCGCTCGATCGGCTCGAGGACATCAGACGGACCGACGTCCTCGTGGTCGCCGCCGGCCGCGAGGGCGCGCTGCCGACGGTGCTGGCGGGGCTGGTCGACGCGCCAGTGATCGGGCTGCCGGTGGCCTCGGGCTACGGCCACGGCGGCGACGGCGAGGCCGCGCTCGCGGGACTCCTCCAGTCGTGTACCGTTCTGACGGTGGTGAACGTCGATGCGGGCTTCGTCGCGGGCGCACAGGCTG